A DNA window from Dehalogenimonas sp. THU2 contains the following coding sequences:
- the ppsA gene encoding phosphoenolpyruvate synthase: protein MQKTPEAIVWFNQVTKNDIPIVGGKGANLGEMTAAKIPVPPGFIVTANAYYDFIAASELQPRIKSALENLDVEDSKALTAAAGAVKQLIMDTPLPPDLAGKIKEAYATLGEGLVAVRSSATAEDLPEASFAGQQSTYLNIEGGDAVVAAVQKCWASLFEPRAVYYRVEQRFDHFQVGIAVPVQRMVQSVTSGVVFTIEPITNDPSKIVIEAIYGLGEGLVSGEITPDLFIIDKEGPSIVSRRISHQDRRLVRNTGNIEAGAEGSNYWQGVPAARQEQQKLSDDDVIKLAELAIHIEKHYGVPQDIEWAKENGDIFIVQSRPVTAIKESTEMEPEIKRPILLSGAAASPGLASGPVKIILDPANIDQVFTGDILVAEMTTPDFVPAMKRAAAIVTNRGGRTSHAAIVSRELGIPCVVGTGEATSLLKTGQIITVDGAHGKVYDGKVTRRIQTSSVVSMVRDAIKTKTRVYVNLAQPELADLVAARNVDGVGLLRAEFIVSAIGKHPNFMVETGRQEEFIQKLYDGILPFAKAFHPRPVVYRTTDFKTNEYRELEGGDKYEQPEENPMLGYRGASRYIRDIESFKMEIEAIKRVRKDYPNLWVMIPFVRTVDELIRTKEILEAEGLKRGPDFKLWMMTEIPANIFLMDKFIDVGIDGISIGSNDLTQLVLGVDRDSEKLQDTFDERNEAVMAALEIAVTTAKRRGITASICGQAPSVYPELTEKLVSWGITSVSVSPDMIGTTREIIARAEAKLKV, encoded by the coding sequence ATGCAGAAGACGCCGGAGGCGATTGTCTGGTTCAACCAGGTAACCAAGAATGACATTCCCATAGTCGGTGGTAAAGGCGCCAATCTGGGCGAAATGACCGCCGCAAAGATTCCGGTTCCTCCTGGCTTTATCGTAACAGCCAACGCGTATTATGATTTTATCGCTGCTTCCGAGTTGCAACCCCGGATCAAATCAGCGCTGGAAAACCTGGACGTGGAAGACTCCAAAGCCCTGACCGCCGCCGCCGGCGCGGTCAAACAGCTTATCATGGACACGCCCCTGCCGCCGGACCTGGCGGGGAAGATCAAGGAAGCTTATGCCACCCTCGGTGAGGGACTGGTGGCGGTCAGATCCTCGGCCACGGCGGAAGATCTGCCGGAAGCCTCCTTTGCCGGCCAGCAGAGCACCTATTTGAACATAGAAGGCGGAGACGCCGTGGTGGCGGCGGTCCAGAAATGCTGGGCCTCGCTTTTCGAGCCCCGCGCCGTATATTACCGCGTTGAACAGCGCTTCGATCATTTCCAGGTCGGCATCGCCGTGCCCGTGCAGCGCATGGTGCAATCGGTGACTTCCGGCGTCGTCTTCACCATCGAACCCATCACCAACGACCCCTCCAAGATCGTCATCGAGGCCATCTACGGTCTGGGTGAAGGGCTGGTATCGGGTGAAATCACGCCCGATCTTTTCATCATCGACAAAGAAGGTCCTTCCATTGTTTCGCGCCGAATCAGCCACCAGGACCGGCGGCTGGTGCGTAACACCGGTAATATTGAGGCCGGCGCCGAGGGCTCCAACTACTGGCAGGGCGTTCCCGCCGCCAGACAGGAGCAGCAGAAGCTTTCGGACGATGACGTCATCAAGCTGGCGGAACTGGCCATTCATATCGAGAAACATTACGGCGTACCGCAGGACATCGAGTGGGCCAAGGAGAACGGCGATATTTTCATCGTCCAGTCCCGCCCCGTCACCGCCATCAAGGAAAGCACCGAGATGGAACCGGAGATCAAGCGCCCGATCCTGCTGTCCGGCGCCGCCGCTTCCCCCGGCTTGGCTTCCGGTCCGGTCAAGATCATCCTGGACCCCGCCAACATCGACCAGGTCTTCACCGGCGATATCCTGGTGGCGGAGATGACCACCCCGGATTTCGTACCCGCCATGAAACGGGCGGCAGCTATCGTCACCAACCGCGGCGGCCGCACCTCCCACGCCGCCATCGTCAGCCGCGAACTGGGAATCCCCTGTGTCGTCGGCACCGGCGAGGCCACCTCCCTGCTTAAAACCGGCCAGATCATCACCGTCGACGGCGCCCACGGCAAGGTTTACGACGGCAAGGTGACCCGCCGCATCCAGACCTCCTCGGTCGTCAGCATGGTCCGCGACGCCATCAAGACTAAGACCAGAGTTTATGTCAACCTGGCACAGCCGGAACTGGCTGACCTGGTCGCCGCCCGCAACGTCGACGGTGTCGGTCTCCTCCGAGCCGAATTCATCGTCAGCGCCATCGGCAAGCACCCCAACTTCATGGTGGAAACTGGCCGGCAGGAAGAATTCATCCAGAAGCTCTACGATGGTATCCTGCCGTTCGCTAAGGCTTTCCACCCCCGCCCGGTCGTTTACCGCACCACCGACTTCAAGACCAACGAATACCGCGAGCTTGAGGGCGGCGACAAATACGAGCAGCCGGAAGAAAATCCGATGCTGGGCTACCGTGGCGCCTCACGTTACATCCGTGACATCGAAAGCTTCAAGATGGAGATAGAAGCCATCAAACGGGTGCGCAAGGATTACCCCAATCTCTGGGTGATGATTCCATTCGTGCGCACCGTCGATGAACTGATCCGGACCAAGGAGATTCTGGAAGCCGAGGGCCTGAAGCGCGGGCCTGACTTCAAACTGTGGATGATGACCGAGATTCCGGCCAACATCTTCCTGATGGACAAATTCATCGACGTTGGTATCGACGGCATCTCCATCGGCTCCAACGACCTGACCCAGCTGGTGCTGGGCGTCGACCGTGATTCCGAGAAGCTGCAGGATACTTTCGACGAGCGCAATGAGGCGGTCATGGCTGCCCTGGAGATCGCCGTCACCACAGCAAAGCGGAGAGGCATCACCGCTTCCATCTGCGGCCAGGCGCCGTCGGTATACCCGGAACTGACCGAAAAACTGGTCTCCTGGGGCATCACCTCGGTCTCGGTCAGCCCTGATATGATCGGCACCACCCGCGAGATCATCGCCCGGGCGGAAGCCAAGCTGAAGGTATAA
- a CDS encoding bifunctional nuclease family protein — protein sequence MIEMTIESIRVSLVNYQRVVMLKEKNTLRYLPIWIGSAEAQAIAIRLQEGIQVQRPMTHDLLATTIEVLGAKVEHVIVNDLKNDTFYAKILLNFGGNQLEIDSRPSDALALAVRVDVPIYADESVLDKAGIVLERESEGGADALEAIDGTADVSEKRKKASEDEIKKMSAFRDFIDNLDLEDFDKRKS from the coding sequence ATGATAGAAATGACCATTGAGAGCATACGTGTCAGCCTGGTGAATTATCAGCGGGTGGTCATGCTCAAAGAAAAAAATACCCTGCGTTATCTGCCGATCTGGATCGGTTCCGCCGAGGCGCAGGCCATCGCCATCCGGCTGCAGGAAGGCATTCAGGTGCAGCGGCCGATGACCCACGACCTCCTGGCGACGACCATCGAGGTGCTGGGCGCCAAGGTGGAGCACGTTATCGTCAACGACCTCAAGAACGATACCTTCTACGCCAAGATACTGCTCAACTTCGGCGGCAACCAGCTTGAGATAGATTCCCGGCCCTCCGACGCGCTGGCGCTGGCGGTCAGGGTGGACGTGCCCATCTACGCCGACGAATCGGTGCTGGACAAGGCAGGCATCGTCCTGGAACGCGAGAGCGAAGGCGGCGCCGATGCGCTGGAAGCTATCGATGGCACCGCCGACGTTTCCGAAAAGCGCAAAAAAGCCAGCGAGGACGAGATCAAGAAGATGAGCGCCTTCCGCGATTTCATCGACAACCTCGACCTTGAGGATTTCGACAAGCGGAAATCGTAG
- a CDS encoding iron ABC transporter permease, producing the protein MLVSLFIGRYPLSVSEVLQALAFQLGLGNADVPATHINVVWDIRLPRAILGAAVGASLAVSGASFQGMFRNPLVSSNILGVSSGAGFGAALAIILFQGQAVYIYLFAFAFGLLAVVLSYMIGVTYKIAPTIMLVLGGVVVSSIFASLISLLKYLADPYDQLPSIVFWLMGSLATAQFSDILISAIPMAVGVLGLLLMRWRLNVLSMGDVEARALGVNVMISKSLAIFFATIATAGAVSVSGIIGWVGLVIPHIGRMLVGTNHNLLIPVSLSLGAMYLVLIDNIARTLTGAEIPLGILTSLIGGPFFIYLIKRTKARGW; encoded by the coding sequence ATGCTGGTATCGCTTTTTATCGGCCGGTACCCTTTGTCGGTGTCAGAAGTGCTTCAAGCTCTGGCTTTCCAACTGGGTCTGGGGAATGCCGATGTCCCGGCCACGCATATCAACGTGGTCTGGGACATCCGGCTGCCCCGAGCAATTTTAGGGGCGGCGGTAGGCGCCAGCCTGGCGGTCAGCGGCGCGTCCTTCCAAGGCATGTTCCGCAATCCGCTGGTAAGCTCCAACATCCTGGGGGTATCTTCAGGCGCGGGTTTCGGCGCCGCCCTGGCTATAATCTTGTTTCAGGGTCAGGCGGTATATATTTATTTGTTTGCCTTCGCCTTCGGCCTGCTGGCGGTCGTGCTCAGTTACATGATCGGTGTGACCTATAAAATCGCACCCACCATAATGCTGGTACTCGGCGGCGTGGTGGTGTCATCCATATTTGCTTCCCTGATTTCGCTCCTGAAATATCTGGCTGATCCCTATGACCAACTGCCGAGTATCGTTTTTTGGTTGATGGGCAGTCTGGCAACCGCACAATTCTCGGATATTCTGATCTCTGCCATACCGATGGCGGTCGGGGTTTTAGGGTTGCTTCTAATGAGATGGCGGCTGAATGTCCTGTCCATGGGGGATGTGGAAGCCAGGGCGCTGGGGGTTAATGTCATGATTTCCAAGAGCCTGGCCATTTTTTTCGCCACTATTGCTACAGCGGGAGCAGTCAGCGTCAGCGGGATTATCGGCTGGGTGGGACTGGTGATTCCCCATATCGGCAGAATGCTGGTCGGCACCAATCACAACCTGTTGATTCCCGTTTCCCTGTCGCTAGGCGCCATGTACCTGGTGCTGATAGATAATATCGCCCGGACACTTACCGGGGCGGAAATCCCCCTGGGAATTTTAACTTCTCTCATCGGCGGTCCGTTTTTCATCTATTTGATCAAGCGAACCAAGGCAAGGGGATGGTAA
- a CDS encoding ABC transporter ATP-binding protein, which translates to MINVTNASFSYGKGDVFRDVNLQVNRGEIYCLLGPNGCGKSTLILCILGVLKTANGSVSLDGQDIRDLKPRDIARLAAYIPQVHEKPFPYKVIDVVLMGRTAYSGTFSPPSAQDRIIAEEALAKAGIAQFAERPYTQLSGGETQLVIVARALAQQTPILVLDEPTSHLDFHNELYFLQSIVRLVQESNLTVVMATHSPNHAFYFEGSGINTRVGLMNHQIIAVQGSPSAALTEENMAKTFNIRSKVVCYQWEGVDLKQIIPLEITDTVPERKF; encoded by the coding sequence ATGATTAACGTCACCAATGCTTCATTTTCATACGGTAAGGGTGACGTGTTCCGGGACGTCAATCTACAGGTCAACCGCGGTGAGATCTATTGCCTTCTGGGGCCGAACGGCTGCGGCAAATCCACGCTGATATTATGCATACTCGGCGTCCTGAAAACAGCCAACGGCAGCGTTTCACTGGATGGTCAGGACATCCGCGATCTAAAGCCCCGGGATATCGCACGGTTGGCGGCCTATATACCCCAGGTACACGAGAAACCGTTCCCATATAAGGTTATCGATGTCGTCCTCATGGGTAGAACAGCCTACAGCGGCACTTTTTCGCCGCCGTCAGCCCAGGACCGGATAATCGCTGAAGAAGCGTTGGCAAAGGCCGGTATCGCCCAATTCGCCGAACGCCCTTACACCCAACTTAGCGGCGGCGAGACGCAATTGGTGATAGTAGCAAGGGCGCTGGCCCAGCAGACACCAATACTGGTCCTGGACGAGCCGACCTCCCACCTTGATTTCCACAATGAATTATATTTTCTGCAGTCCATTGTCAGACTGGTTCAGGAGTCCAACCTGACAGTGGTCATGGCCACCCACTCGCCCAACCATGCTTTTTACTTTGAGGGCTCCGGGATCAACACCAGGGTTGGGTTGATGAATCATCAAATAATCGCAGTTCAGGGCAGCCCGTCCGCCGCTCTTACTGAAGAAAATATGGCAAAAACCTTCAACATCCGATCCAAAGTCGTTTGTTACCAATGGGAAGGTGTTGATTTGAAACAGATCATACCTCTTGAAATCACTGATACGGTTCCTGAAAGGAAGTTTTAA
- a CDS encoding ABC transporter substrate-binding protein, which yields MKLKSSFIVVSLLLLGSLLPGCNNQQPPENQEDTVTVVDSAGRTVEVPANVRRIAALYSFAAYTVCLLGRGNDLVGVPGGLQRDILLIEIFPEIANASVPREGGAINMEELLRIDPDVVIVRNEFVADQKEVEKLDNSGIPYVVVDYNSMEEQREAVLIVGRTIGREAEAVAFNNYYLDIIDRVDQVVGDLAEDDKVRLHHSENQATRATHADSLVADWTRAAGVINVSVGGDLELIGNDYYASIEQILLWNPEVIIVNEPSAYAIITKHPQWSGITAVQQGQVYQLPNGISRWGHPGSVETPLALLWTAVTVYPDLFPDVDMPAEVHQFYKTFFNMELDAAMIATILEGGDLRAPK from the coding sequence ATGAAGCTGAAATCATCTTTCATCGTCGTCTCGCTGTTATTGCTGGGTTCGTTACTACCTGGCTGCAACAACCAGCAACCACCGGAAAACCAGGAAGATACCGTTACCGTGGTGGACAGCGCCGGCAGGACCGTTGAAGTTCCTGCCAATGTCCGAAGGATCGCCGCTCTGTATTCATTCGCCGCATATACCGTCTGCCTGCTGGGACGTGGTAATGACCTGGTGGGAGTACCGGGTGGCCTCCAGCGAGATATTCTGCTGATTGAAATTTTTCCGGAGATCGCAAACGCCTCGGTACCCCGGGAAGGCGGAGCCATCAACATGGAAGAACTGCTGCGGATTGATCCGGATGTGGTCATCGTCAGAAATGAGTTCGTTGCCGACCAGAAAGAGGTTGAGAAGCTGGATAACAGCGGCATTCCATATGTTGTGGTTGATTACAACAGCATGGAGGAACAGCGGGAGGCTGTGCTGATCGTCGGCCGGACCATCGGCAGAGAAGCGGAAGCTGTGGCTTTCAACAACTACTACCTGGATATAATCGACCGGGTCGATCAGGTGGTAGGTGACCTGGCCGAAGACGACAAGGTCAGATTGCATCACTCCGAGAATCAGGCTACCCGGGCGACCCACGCCGACTCCCTGGTCGCGGACTGGACCCGGGCTGCTGGGGTGATCAATGTTTCCGTTGGCGGCGACCTTGAACTCATCGGTAATGACTACTATGCCAGTATCGAACAGATCCTGCTCTGGAATCCGGAAGTGATCATCGTCAATGAACCTTCGGCCTATGCCATCATCACCAAGCACCCTCAATGGTCCGGAATCACCGCTGTTCAACAGGGACAAGTGTACCAACTGCCGAACGGTATCTCCCGCTGGGGACACCCGGGGTCGGTGGAAACGCCCCTGGCCTTGTTATGGACGGCTGTAACCGTTTACCCCGACCTGTTTCCCGATGTGGATATGCCTGCGGAAGTGCACCAATTTTACAAGACATTTTTTAATATGGAACTGGATGCCGCGATGATTGCTACAATACTTGAAGGCGGTGACTTAAGAGCGCCCAAGTGA
- a CDS encoding GIY-YIG nuclease family protein produces MDQEWFFYILRCRDGSIYSGVTTGLDQRIEQHNRGTGAKYTRGRGPVTLVYFEKHADVSAAKKRESQVKTWPKARKERLIMGENEPTRSTS; encoded by the coding sequence TTGGACCAAGAATGGTTTTTCTATATACTCAGATGCCGCGATGGCTCCATCTATTCCGGGGTCACCACCGGCCTCGATCAACGCATCGAACAGCATAACCGGGGTACGGGCGCCAAGTACACTCGCGGCCGCGGGCCGGTTACGCTGGTATACTTTGAAAAACATGCCGACGTCTCGGCCGCGAAAAAAAGGGAATCCCAGGTCAAAACTTGGCCGAAGGCAAGAAAAGAACGGTTGATCATGGGAGAGAATGAACCGACTCGGTCAACGAGTTGA
- a CDS encoding cation:proton antiporter, with protein sequence MILTFGLVLLAARLGGEIAERYLKQPAVIGELAAGIIISPFLLGGLLGDPVILNFGTISGHLVEGGLEIENFNPLQVVSEIAVIALLFVAGMETDVRSFVKNAFTGALVAVGGVIVPFILGYFAAMYFFPDIGVVGWLFTGAVLTATSIGITVRILMDMGKLGTREGTIILVAAVIDDIIGLVILSVVISMAKTGELSAGSALVTGAIGFAVWLGILFLGYYGHKYISRFLLQPFKESGLMPITALIVGVLISWGVTLVGLHPVVGAYVAGLMFAATAEREEIIHQTRPIMLFLAPFFFAYLGMQVDLGEIAVVIVPAAVIIVLAVFGKIIGCYLPAKLIGKCDNRGALIVGMGMVPRGEVGLIVAGAGLLVGAISRDIFGVAVAVSLVTTLIAPSLLKPFFKKMAATPPVTPHLPH encoded by the coding sequence TTGATCCTGACCTTCGGTCTGGTGCTCCTGGCGGCACGCCTTGGTGGGGAGATCGCCGAACGTTATCTGAAGCAGCCGGCGGTGATCGGCGAACTGGCGGCCGGTATTATTATCTCTCCCTTCCTGCTTGGCGGTCTGCTGGGCGACCCGGTGATACTGAATTTCGGTACCATCAGCGGCCACCTGGTCGAAGGTGGACTCGAGATCGAGAATTTCAACCCGTTGCAAGTCGTTTCTGAGATCGCAGTGATCGCTTTACTCTTCGTGGCCGGTATGGAAACCGACGTCCGTTCGTTCGTGAAAAATGCCTTCACCGGTGCCCTGGTAGCCGTCGGCGGCGTTATTGTGCCCTTTATCCTGGGGTATTTTGCGGCCATGTACTTTTTTCCCGACATCGGCGTTGTAGGTTGGCTGTTCACCGGCGCGGTGCTAACCGCTACCAGTATCGGTATCACGGTGCGCATCCTCATGGATATGGGCAAGCTGGGAACCCGGGAGGGGACCATAATCCTGGTCGCCGCGGTTATCGACGATATCATCGGTTTGGTAATTCTTTCGGTGGTTATCTCCATGGCTAAGACCGGCGAATTGTCAGCGGGCAGTGCCCTGGTTACCGGCGCCATCGGCTTCGCCGTCTGGCTGGGCATACTGTTCCTCGGTTACTACGGGCATAAATATATCTCACGCTTTTTACTCCAACCCTTTAAAGAGTCCGGTCTGATGCCGATCACGGCGCTTATCGTGGGTGTGCTGATTTCCTGGGGAGTGACCCTCGTCGGGCTGCATCCGGTGGTCGGCGCTTACGTGGCTGGTCTGATGTTCGCCGCCACCGCGGAACGCGAGGAGATTATTCACCAGACCCGGCCGATTATGCTTTTCCTGGCGCCGTTCTTTTTCGCTTACCTCGGCATGCAGGTGGACCTGGGAGAGATCGCCGTGGTCATCGTACCTGCCGCGGTCATAATCGTCCTGGCAGTATTCGGCAAGATCATCGGTTGTTACCTCCCGGCCAAGCTGATCGGAAAGTGTGACAATCGCGGTGCGCTGATCGTCGGCATGGGCATGGTTCCCCGCGGTGAGGTCGGCCTTATCGTCGCCGGTGCCGGTCTTTTGGTCGGCGCTATCAGCCGGGATATTTTCGGTGTGGCCGTGGCGGTCAGCCTGGTCACCACACTTATCGCCCCTTCGCTGCTCAAGCCGTTCTTTAAAAAGATGGCAGCCACACCCCCGGTTACCCCGCATTTGCCCCATTAA
- a CDS encoding 2-oxoacid:acceptor oxidoreductase family protein, translating into MKSELTELRWHGRGGQGAVTSAELVAQAAIAEGKYAQGFPSFGPERRGAPVMAFNRVSATNPIRNRAGIAQPDVVVVLDPSLVEIGNVTAGLKGGGTIIINTTKAMDAFPKLGEKWQVAIIDANRIAREELGVPIVNTTMLGALIKATGVVELESMIEPLKARFGRIAEKNIKAMRRAFEETQVKELEAIG; encoded by the coding sequence ATCAAAAGCGAACTTACTGAACTCAGGTGGCACGGCCGCGGCGGACAAGGCGCCGTAACCTCAGCCGAACTCGTGGCCCAGGCGGCCATCGCCGAAGGCAAATACGCCCAGGGATTTCCCAGTTTTGGACCCGAACGCCGAGGCGCCCCGGTCATGGCCTTTAATCGAGTCAGCGCCACTAACCCCATCCGCAATCGCGCCGGCATCGCCCAGCCGGATGTTGTGGTGGTGCTGGATCCCAGCCTCGTCGAGATCGGCAACGTTACCGCCGGACTCAAAGGCGGCGGAACCATCATCATCAACACCACCAAAGCCATGGACGCTTTCCCAAAACTCGGTGAAAAATGGCAGGTGGCTATTATCGACGCCAACCGCATCGCCCGCGAGGAACTCGGCGTACCTATCGTCAATACCACCATGCTCGGTGCTTTGATAAAAGCCACCGGCGTGGTCGAGCTCGAATCCATGATCGAACCGCTGAAAGCCCGTTTCGGGCGGATAGCGGAAAAGAACATCAAGGCTATGAGACGCGCTTTCGAAGAGACCCAGGTAAAGGAGCTTGAAGCAATTGGCTAA
- a CDS encoding 4Fe-4S dicluster domain-containing protein produces the protein MAKPENELTWKDIETGAAVTEPGSAAGYRTGDWRSQRPDYDFSRCLKCGICFVFCPEGCIRQNQRGFYEADLYYCKGCGICAYECPTRVIKMRDEEEK, from the coding sequence TTGGCTAAACCTGAGAACGAACTCACCTGGAAAGATATCGAGACCGGTGCCGCCGTTACCGAGCCGGGCAGCGCTGCCGGTTACCGCACCGGTGACTGGCGCTCCCAGCGGCCGGACTATGATTTTTCCCGCTGCCTTAAGTGCGGCATCTGTTTTGTCTTCTGCCCCGAAGGCTGCATCCGGCAGAACCAACGCGGTTTTTACGAGGCTGACCTTTATTACTGCAAAGGCTGCGGTATCTGCGCCTACGAATGCCCGACCCGGGTGATCAAGATGCGGGATGAGGAGGAGAAATAA
- a CDS encoding transketolase C-terminal domain-containing protein encodes MGQRVGIEVSIALADAVKLANVDVIAAYPITPQTHIVEHLAELVAEGELDAEYIPVESEHSAMSACLGSSAAGARTFTATAGQGLELMHEVLYVASGMRLPMVMAVANRALSAPLSVWGDHSDAMAVRDTGWIQIFTENGQEVVDQTICAFKITEHHKVLLPVMVHLDGFNLSHVIEPIEMPDEKDVCEFLPFNRSPLTLHPLRPVAMGDFAPPVVFTEAKWAQEQAMLNVKDTILEIWEEFAQKFGRSYKPVECYKCEGAKTLLFTMGSFSETAMTAVDKLRDAGVNVGLIRLRLWRPFPFEEFRAAMKGVETLLVLDRAISSGGPGGPVASEIKAALYNEVEKPRIVSFIGGLGGRDITVTAFEKIIVDGIELAASGSGREYEMVGVRE; translated from the coding sequence ATGGGTCAACGAGTTGGCATCGAAGTTTCCATTGCCCTGGCCGACGCCGTAAAACTGGCCAATGTCGATGTTATTGCCGCCTACCCCATCACTCCCCAGACCCACATCGTGGAGCACCTAGCTGAACTGGTGGCCGAGGGCGAACTGGACGCGGAGTATATCCCCGTCGAATCTGAACATTCGGCGATGAGCGCCTGCCTTGGTTCATCCGCGGCCGGCGCCCGCACCTTCACCGCCACCGCTGGTCAGGGCCTGGAGCTGATGCATGAAGTGCTGTACGTCGCTTCCGGCATGCGGTTGCCCATGGTTATGGCGGTGGCCAATCGGGCATTGTCTGCCCCTCTTTCCGTCTGGGGCGACCACTCCGACGCCATGGCGGTCAGGGATACCGGCTGGATCCAGATTTTTACCGAGAACGGCCAGGAAGTGGTAGATCAGACCATTTGCGCCTTCAAGATCACCGAACACCACAAGGTGCTCCTCCCGGTGATGGTGCACCTGGACGGATTCAACCTGTCCCACGTTATCGAACCCATCGAGATGCCGGATGAAAAGGACGTCTGTGAGTTCCTGCCGTTCAACCGCAGCCCTCTGACACTTCACCCGTTGCGGCCGGTGGCCATGGGCGACTTCGCACCGCCGGTGGTCTTCACCGAGGCAAAATGGGCCCAGGAACAGGCCATGCTGAACGTCAAAGACACGATATTGGAAATATGGGAGGAATTTGCGCAGAAGTTCGGCCGGAGTTACAAGCCGGTCGAATGCTACAAATGTGAAGGCGCCAAAACCCTGCTGTTCACCATGGGCAGCTTTTCTGAAACCGCCATGACGGCGGTGGACAAGCTCCGCGACGCCGGCGTGAACGTCGGGCTGATCCGTTTGAGGCTGTGGCGTCCGTTCCCGTTCGAGGAGTTCCGCGCCGCGATGAAAGGTGTCGAGACCCTGTTGGTCCTTGATCGTGCCATCTCCTCCGGTGGTCCCGGCGGCCCAGTGGCCTCTGAAATCAAGGCGGCCCTGTATAACGAAGTTGAAAAACCCCGGATCGTCAGTTTCATCGGCGGCCTGGGCGGACGCGATATCACCGTCACTGCTTTTGAGAAGATAATCGTCGACGGCATAGAGCTGGCGGCGTCGGGCAGCGGGCGGGAATACGAGATGGTTGGGGTGAGGGAATAA
- the porB gene encoding pyruvate synthase subunit PorB — MQNLGIYASRLVTKEENFVPGHRACIGCGEALAVRLAAKAFGHNTIVVNATGCMEIVASQLPYTSWKLPWIHTLFENSAAVASGVEAGLRAQMRKGKLPQEDINVVAIAGDGATLDIGLQALSGAMERGHNFLYLCFDNEAYMNTGIQRSSATPFGASTTTSPAGKVHSGQTSQKKNMPEIAVAHNIPYVATACPSYPFDLIEKVKKGLATKGPAYIHIMSVCPTGWRCDTEITIKLGRLAVETGIFPLYEVENGQYKMSLVPEKLKPIDEYMKLQRRFRHLKPDALAGIQTRVVEEYEKLLEKAV; from the coding sequence ATGCAGAATTTAGGTATATACGCATCCCGTCTGGTCACCAAAGAAGAAAATTTCGTACCTGGCCACCGCGCCTGCATCGGCTGCGGCGAAGCCCTGGCGGTGCGCCTGGCGGCTAAGGCTTTCGGCCACAATACCATCGTGGTCAACGCTACCGGCTGCATGGAGATCGTGGCTTCCCAGTTGCCCTACACCTCATGGAAGTTGCCCTGGATACACACACTGTTTGAGAACTCCGCGGCTGTTGCTTCCGGCGTCGAGGCAGGCCTCCGCGCCCAGATGCGCAAAGGCAAGCTGCCGCAGGAGGACATCAATGTCGTGGCCATCGCCGGTGACGGCGCGACGCTCGATATCGGCCTTCAGGCATTGTCCGGGGCTATGGAACGGGGCCATAATTTCCTCTATCTTTGCTTCGACAACGAAGCCTACATGAACACCGGCATTCAGCGTTCGTCGGCGACGCCTTTCGGCGCCTCCACCACCACCTCACCGGCGGGTAAGGTACATTCAGGCCAGACGTCACAGAAGAAGAACATGCCGGAGATCGCCGTAGCCCATAACATTCCCTATGTGGCCACCGCCTGTCCCAGCTATCCTTTCGACCTGATCGAAAAAGTGAAAAAAGGCCTGGCCACTAAAGGTCCCGCCTACATCCACATCATGTCGGTGTGCCCCACCGGCTGGCGTTGCGATACGGAGATAACCATCAAGCTGGGCCGGCTGGCGGTAGAAACCGGTATCTTTCCGCTGTACGAGGTCGAGAACGGACAGTACAAGATGAGCCTGGTGCCCGAGAAACTGAAACCCATCGACGAATATATGAAACTGCAACGGCGGTTCCGCCACCTGAAACCGGACGCTTTGGCAGGCATCCAGACCCGGGTAGTCGAAGAATACGAGAAATTATTGGAGAAAGCGGTATGA